Within Spinacia oleracea cultivar Varoflay chromosome 4, BTI_SOV_V1, whole genome shotgun sequence, the genomic segment CTGAGGATAGTGCTCACCTTTTTCTGTATTGTCCTTATGGTGTTGATCTTTCTCGAAAGTTCCATCTGATTCAAGGGTGGGCTAGTCCATCCCCTAGCCCCAATGTTTCCTTATTAGATAACCTACTTCAGTTTAAAAATTCTTTAGGTTGGGAGGAAACATCTAGAATAGTTACAATTTGGTGGCATATTTGGTTTGCTAGAAATTCGTTAGTCTTCCGTAATAATTGCATTACCATCAATGAAAactacaacctaatttgtaatcaTATTAGATTTTCCTCCAAGATGACCATGAGTGCTCTCTTGCCTAACAAACTAAGAAAATACTTTCTACAGTCAAAGAGGTGGCTTGGTCTTGTCCACCCCCAGGTTATTTTAAACTAAATTTTGATGGTGCTAAACAGGGTTCTACTTCCACAAGCTTGGGTTATGTGATTCGTGATGAAAAAGGTGATCTCATCCTTGCGGGAGCAAAGGCTTTGCATCCAGAAGACTCTATCCTGTTTGCAGAAGCGTCGGCACTAAGAGAAGGCATCAAGAGTGCTTTGGCGTGGGGCTGCAAAAATTTAATTATCGAGGGAGATAATTTGGTGGTGATAAATTCCATGAATCGTGTCTGGCAAATTCCGTGGGAGATTAATGGTCTCATTGAAGACTCAATGGCGGACTTATCCAACACCGATGATTTCGTGGTCAACCATTGCTACCGGGAGGCCAATCAAGCGGCTGATTTAATGGCGGCTAAAGGAAGCTCTTGTGTTTCTTTGTCGTTATGGTTTTCGTCTTTTGATCCTTCCTTCTCCCTTATCATCCGTAAGGATGCTTTAGGTTGTCCTTTCCAAAGGGCCTAACTTGgtttttatttccttatcaaaaaaaaaaaatgaacactTTTTGGACCTAACAACATATCTATGATAGCTTTTTTATCATTTTCTCTCCCAATAATATCATTTGCAACCACGTAGGAACAAGTTTCATCCCTCCTCCTACAAATAGGTTTATAGTCAACACTAAACCCGAATTTCTGATGGTTACTGACAATACCGTCCAACTGTTTCCTGATCTCCTTAACTTGTCTAGACATTTTATAAGCTTGACCAGCCTGATTTTTAGAAGAGAAAAAGCAATGCACCTTATCAAAGAGCTTACCACGCTTGGTCAGGGGTCGAAGTTGCTTCAACTCAGCAAGGGTGAAGATctcatcaaacaaatcatcgGCATCATAAACAATGGCCTTGAGTTCCTGAATGTAGCCGCGTGCTTCGTAGGAAAGCTCCCGCTTGGAATCAGCATCAAGGAGCACATTCTTGATGGTGAAGACAGTGTTGTTCAGGCTTTCGAGTTGAGACTTGTAGCCCCACATGTCACAAATCTCTTTGATGACATCAGACCCGATCACCTCAATGAGCTTTGCAGCAATTGAGATTCCGAGCTCAGCCATTGTGGTTTCTACTTTCTAGTGAGATGAGCAGGTAAGTAATTAATGGGAAAACAAGGTATATATGAGAAAGCTAAGTTGTAATGTGGTGATTATCCTCCACACTTATCCTACTATATATAATGTCCTACATCAACTTGAAATTCAATTTTCGAAAACGCAACTCATTGATCCACCATCTAATTAGTATAATAATGCGTCAGCTTGTAGTAATTTACTTCAAAAAATCTCTAGTCTTGCAATGCAGTACATCATTCGTGTGCACGATTGCCAAAAGACAGGCTGACTTTTTGTATTAGATTGATCAGGATTAGGAGTAAAACAAGAGAGTGGTtgattgattattgattattaattagCAAAAAATGGGCAAGGATAATATATGAAATTACTAGCTGTATGATAAAATTAATCAAGAACGCTAATTTCTGAACAAGCAAATGCGTCATCTCCTGTCAAGTGGTTTGTAACAGCGGTTTGATGCAAAAACGCTAATTTCCCTTTTTGGATGGACTACTCTACCTTTCATGTCTTCCATAATTTGGATCTTTTAAGATCTCTAATATAGAAATTTAACAATTAATTGAAGAACACCATCCAAAAAACAGAAAATTGATCCGAAAAAGAGGGGAATCGAAGACGGTTTCCGAAATTTCAAGAGAAGACTATAcaatagaagaagaaaaaattgaaaacaaagaGACAGTACCTGATCTAAGCAGCATGTTAGATCCTATGAAATTTGAGCTTTAGATCTTGTAAGAAAGCGTAATTCATATCTCTAACAAGAAATAAAACACAAATACAATAAGATCTACCGAATTATTTTAAGCAATTGCACTCGATCAGACGAGAATTGGGGAAGATGTAAATTGAAGCAAAGGAATGAGGAGGAGAACCCCTAATGGGGTGTTTGTTTAGCAAGAGGTGTTTTGTGTGGACACTAGGATAAGAAATTTACGGCGACTATTGGAGACCGCTTtatcggaaagaccactttaattgtttaactaataggttatattagttaactaattaattctagtgcttaactaattattttcattccttaactaattgattttagtacttaactaattagtttaagtgtttaactttttttttaactaattgagCAAAGAGGTCTTTTCGACcgtcttatataaaagtttgtggGAAATTAATTGtgctaatttttacattttttaaaaaaagtttatcttttttataatttttactcccTCTATCTCACATTACTCGTTACGCTTATCTTTGTACAAGTTTTagatgataagtggttgtttcaCTTGTTTGATTATCAgttgttattttattaaaaaaaattagatgtGATAGAGTTAGTGAGGTATTTTTAAAACGAATGAGATAGCGTGTGGGactaaaaaaaaatagtggCAAGAgtgacaatataataattgtggagtCATATCTAATTTAAAAGTGTAACAAATAACATGGGACTGACGGAAAAGAAAGGGAAACAAGTAatgtgggacggagggagtaatatgttttgattaacttttatattatgaagAAAGTCGAtcgataaacattttaaagggttgaatgactaattttatacattattagtgattttgaaaaagttatttttataaaatgaaaaaatttatcactaaggccctgttctttagagctgaactgaactgaatgctc encodes:
- the LOC130472291 gene encoding uncharacterized protein, which codes for MNFLEINLLTYRYAFLRQFLLSFQNVWLLKFYFPHDLTSKMFSNSAIPRGLHSIHHQEQGSTSTSLGYVIRDEKGDLILAGAKALHPEDSILFAEASALREGIKSALAWGCKNLIIEGDNLVVINSMNRVWQIPWEINGLIEDSMADLSNTDDFVVNHCYREANQAADLMAAKGSSCVSLSLWFSSFDPSFSLIIRKDALGCPFQRA
- the LOC110786636 gene encoding probable disease resistance RPP8-like protein 2 isoform X4; protein product: MAELGISIAAKLIEVIGSDVIKEICDMWGYKSQLESLNNTVFTIKNVLLDADSKRELSYEARGYIQELKAIVYDADDLFDEIFTLAELKQLRPLTKREG
- the LOC110786636 gene encoding probable disease resistance RPP8-like protein 2 isoform X5, which encodes MAELGISIAAKLIEVIGSDVIKEICDMWGYKSQLESLNNTVFTIKNVLLDADSKRELSYEARGYIQELKAIVYDADDLFDEIFTLAELKQLRPLTKRG
- the LOC110786636 gene encoding probable disease resistance RPP8-like protein 2 isoform X3, with product MAELGISIAAKLIEVIGSDVIKEICDMWGYKSQLESLNNTVFTIKNVLLDADSKRELSYEARGYIQELKAIVYDADDLFDEIFTLAELKQLRPLTKRGEG
- the LOC110786636 gene encoding probable disease resistance protein RXW24L isoform X2, with translation MAELGISIAAKLIEVIGSDVIKEICDMWGYKSQLESLNNTVFTIKNVLLDADSKRELSYEARGYIQELKAIVYDADDLFDEIFTLAELKQLRPLTKRDKLFCLSGVICVYERLSRAPD